Proteins co-encoded in one Papilio machaon chromosome 24, ilPapMach1.1, whole genome shotgun sequence genomic window:
- the LOC123722361 gene encoding uncharacterized protein LOC123722361 — MFYSLCMCHSHLPTDLMRTIVVPIIKNKTGDVADKSNYRPISLATIIAKVLDSQLNARLDQFLRLHDAQFGFRSDLCTETAILGLKHTVQYYTSRRTPIYACFLDLSRAFDLVSYDILWNKLRERNVPVELLRILQYWYHNQINYVRWADKLSSPYSLNCGVRQGGITSAKLFNLYINDLIVELSSKKIGCRIDDVSINNISYADDMVLLSPTIRAMRNLLACCESYALTHGLVYNVAKSEYLVFGAGVGKYPEVVPVIKLNGTELKRVYQFKYLGHYVTADLKDQVDIERERRALAVRCNMVARRFARCSKQVKVTLFKAYCQVFYTCSLWTNYTLSVLCASNTIMDSGC, encoded by the coding sequence ATGTTTTACTCGCTGTGTATGTGTCACTCTCATCTTCCTACCGATCTAATGCGAACAATTGTTGTacctattattaaaaacaaaactggaGACGTTGCGGATAAGAGCAACTATCGACCCATCTCGTTAGCTACTATCATTGCCAAGGTGCTGGATAGCCAGCTGAACGCGCGTTTAGACCAGTTTTTGCGATTACATGATGCGCAATTTGGCTTCCGTAGTGACCTGTGCACGGAAACCGCCATTCTCGGACTTAAGCATACAGTACAATATTATACAAGTCGACGTACACCTATCTATGCTTGTTTCTTGGATCTCTCACGTGCTTTTGACCTCGTATCATATGATATCTTGTGGAACAAGCTACGAGAGAGAAATGTACCAGTCGAATTGTTGCGTATACTTCAGTATTGGTACCACAACCAGATAAACTACGTTAGGTGGGCCGATAAGCTCTCGTCGCCATACAGTTTGAACTGTGGAGTTAGACAAGGCGGGATAACCTCGGCGAAACTTTTTAATCTCTATATAAATGACCTGATTGTTGAGCTCAGCAGCAAGAAAATTGGATGTCGCATTGATGACGTGAGTATCAATAACATCAGCTATGCTGATGACATGGTGCTGCTGAGTCCAACAATCAGGGCAATGAGAAACTTACTAGCTTGTTGTGAGTCATACGCTCTGACGCATGGCCTAGTATATAATGTGGCAAAAAGTGAATACTTGGTCTTTGGGGCAGGTGTTGGTAAATATCCAGAGGTCGTACCTGTAATTAAACTGAATGGTACTGAACTAAAACGCgtctatcaatttaaatatctagGTCATTATGTGACTGCCGACCTTAAGGATCAAGTGGATATAGAGAGGGAGCGTAGGGCGCTGGCAGTCCGATGTAATATGGTGGCGCGAAGGTTTGCTCGTTGTAGCAAGCAAGTAAAAGTAACGCTTTTCAAAGCTTACTGTCAAGTGTTCTATACGTGCAGCCTTTGGACCAACTATACGCTGTCAGTGCTTTGCGCGTCCAATACAATAATGGATTCAGGATGCTGA
- the LOC106719072 gene encoding mycosubtilin synthase subunit C: MGSLPRVSVVTGQRVSAPAGPLTNMMDNLTARDATALIYNDETSCVRVSYAELQARSNALGRAIAAHARPVGPNRDGDFVIAVCMEPTHNTIMTLLAIWKAGAAYVPMDPSFPQGRISHILKDAEPSIVIYDNAANPTMFSGSGIPAVSFDELSLEASGLPGDKPSDEEMLLQATAESIAIVLYTSGSTGIPKGVRLPYSAICNRLWWQFRTFPYSETERFCVWKTALTFVDSVCEIWGPLLHGRTLIILSRETTRDPQKLVRVLAENEVHRLVLVPTLLRSILMYLSLNRSVRPLQSLKLWVCSGETLSKELAGQFFQYFGDNEGYKLANFYGSTEVMGDVTFYVLERSQQLDIHPTIPIGKPVDNCAIYLLDEEMNPARETEPGEVWVAGSNLAAGYVGGQAPEKFCYNPHASHPDFGKLYRTGDFGVLHKGMILYAGRTDSQVKIRGHRVDLLEVETAVAAVEGIEKAVVLCYGLERGNPEVLAFVTVQPGARLSAHHIEAALKNSLTHYMLPQVIVIETVPLLVNGKVDRQALLKMYENTNNNDDSEISFDIDYTGVEAEKLEAAKVLFETVGEVLGRAARGTLSVRAGFYELGGNSLNSIYTITRLRDRGYYIEISEFLGAANLGDVLAHMSSGPDHETGGYDHKFKAVPMAEDHEQQVIDMIVSSFYEKAELEQFLKHEIETEDYAHCIRACWAALLQARLSVVLEDHSGTPVAVALNFDARDEPEIELNGGLAKIMTFLEFVESSVRDTMLPEGKGTILHSFMMATSASLSPQDNVAAIRALEHATMRIARDRRFHGVFTTNTSPLTQQLGTDVLGFQTLLDYQINEYIDPNGDRIFGKAPDDMRAIVCWKPIE, translated from the exons ATGGGATCACTGCCGCGCGTTTCTGTGGTCACCGGGCAGAGAGTGTCGGCACCGGCAGGACCTCTGACCAATATGATGGACAATCTCACAGCTAGAGATGCCACTGCTCTCATTTATAATG ATGAGACGAGTTGTGTACGTGTAAGCTACGCGGAACTGCAGGCGCGGAGCAACGCGCTGGGCCGTGCCATCGCCGCCCACGCCCGCCCTGTCGGACCCAACAGGGATGGTGACTTCGTTATAGCTGTGTGCATGGAGCCCACACataa TACAATAATGACTCTGTTAGCGATATGGAAGGCGGGTGCAGCGTACGTACCGATGGATCCGAGCTTCCCGCAAGGCAGAATCTCACATATACTAAAGGATGCGGAGCCTTCCATTGTAATATACGATAACGCAG cAAATCCAACTATGTTCTCTGGGAGTGGAATACCGGCGGTATCATTCGACGAACTATCACTAGAAGCCAGTGGTTTACCGGGAGATAAGCCGAGCGATGAGGAGATGCTATTGCAGGCGACTGCCGAGAGTATTGCAATCGTTCTATACACTTCTGGAAGTACGGGAATACCGAAAG GAGTGCGTCTGCCATATTCAGCGATCTGCAACCGTCTTTGGTGGCAATTCCGTACCTTCCCGTACTCAGAAACGGAGAGGTTCTGCGTTTGGAAGACGGCTTTGACTTTCGTAGACTCTGTATGCGAGATATGGGGTCCCTTGCTGCACGGCAGGACCCTTATTATCCTATCTAGGGAGACGACTCGAGATCCGCAGAAATTGGTTCGGGTCCTAGCGGAAAATGAG gTACATCGTCTGGTATTGGTACCAACGCTACTCCGGTCTATTCTGATGTACCTCTCTCTAAACCGGTCTGTAAGACCACTACAATCCCTCAAGCTATGGGTCTGTTCTGGTGAAACTCTCAGCAAAGAACTTGCCGGACAATTCTTCCAATACTTCGGAGATAATGAAGGCTACAAACTGGCTAACTTCTACGGGAGTACAGAGGTTATGGGAGACGTGACATTTTATGTTCTGGAACGTTCTCAGCAGTTGGACATACATCCTACGATACCGATTG GCAAGCCGGTCGACAACTGCGCCATCTATCTGTTGGACGAGGAGATGAACCCTGCTCGTGAGACGGAGCCGGGCGAGGTGTGGGTGGCGGGCAGTAATCTAGCTGCAGGTTACGTCGGTGGGCAGGCGCCTGAGAAGTTCTGTTACAATCCGCACGCTTCTCATCCAG ATTTTGGCAAGCTATACCGCACTGGAGACTTTGGTGTACTGCACAAGGGAATGATCTTGTACGCGGGTAGGACGGACTCGCAAGTCAAAATCCGAGGTCACAGAGTAGATCTTTTGGAAGTTGAGACCGCGGTAGCAGCCGTGGAAGGAATTGAGAAAg CGGTGGTCCTCTGTTATGGACTGGAACGTGGTAACCCTGAGGTGCTGGCCTTCGTGACCGTGCAACCGGGCGCGCGGCTCTCCGCACACCATATAGAGGCAGCTCTGAAGAACTCTCTCACGCATTATATGTTACCACAG GTAATTGTAATTGAGACTGTACCATTGTTGGTGAACGGCAAAGTGGACAGGCAGGCGTTACTCAAGATGTACGAGAATACTAACAACAACG ATGACTCGGAGATATCATTCGACATTGACTACACAGGAGTGGAAGCGGAGAAGTTGGAGGCTGCTAAGGTCCTGTTCGAGACGGTGGGAGAGGTGCTCGGGAGAGCGGCGAGAGGGACACTCTCAGTTAGGGCGGGATTTTACGAGCTGGGAGGGAACTCTCTCAATTCTATATACACCATCACTAGACTGAGGGACAGAGGATACTATATTG AGATCAGCGAGTTTCTGGGAGCGGCCAACCTGGGCGACGTGCTGGCCCACATGAGCTCCGGTCCGGACCACGAGACCGGCGGCTACGACCACAAGTTTAAAGCAGTGCCAATGGCTGAAGATCATGAGCAGCAAGTCATCGA CATGATCGTATCATCGTTCTATGAGAAGGCGGAGTTAGAACAGTTTTTGAAGCATGAGATCGAAACAGAGGACTACGCGCACTGCATACGAGCTTGTTGGGCCGCGCTGCTGCAGGCCAGGCTCAGTGTCGTTCTAGAAGATC ATTCAGGAACACCGGTAGCGGTTGCATTGAATTTTGACGCACGCGACGAGCCTGAGATTGAGTTAAACGGAGGTCTTGCCAAAATTATGACATTCCTTGAGTTCGTTGAGAGCTCAGTTAGAGATACCATGCTGCCTGAAGGAAAGG GAACGATTCTGCACTCATTCATGATGGCAACATCGGCCTCACTGAGCCCTCAAGACAACGTGGCAGCTATACGCGCTCTGGAACATGCCACTATGCGGATTGCACGCGATAGACGGTTCCATGGAGTGTTCACTACGAACACGAGTCCTTTGACTCAG CAACTGGGTACTGACGTGCTAGGCTTCCAAACATTACTGGACTAccaaataaatgaatacatCGACCCTAACGGTGACAGAATCTTCGGAAAAGCGCCTGATGATATGAGAGCTATCGTCTGTTGGAAACCTATCGAGTAG